The proteins below are encoded in one region of Silene latifolia isolate original U9 population chromosome 2, ASM4854445v1, whole genome shotgun sequence:
- the LOC141630430 gene encoding uncharacterized protein LOC141630430: protein MAKETQVGAEDRYQAVEEEEEARKAVTHEEIEGNCKVACRLFYLQGKQKVDVARGYMFAYDRLQQVKVHGIPLRHNCSKVEVSQLYKDEYGEVKVPFPNEEITYLKEAPSSYVQWPNNLINVVIPEKLSKAMAAVNAITTTSMEVVAVKPAYDSYYESCEYKKKMKTALLMALHNLAVKKSPRGDVVMINIEEEIMGAADIAVLDPK, encoded by the exons atggcaaaggagactcaggtgggagccgaggatcgataccaggcagttgaagaggaagaggaagccaggaaggccgtgacacatgaagagattgag ggaaattgcaaggtggcttgtcgtctgttctatttacaagggaaacagaaagttgatgttgccaggggatacatgttcgcttacgaccggcttcaacaagttaaggttcatggtataccccttcgtcacaattgcagtaaagtggaagtgtcccaattatataaagacgagtatggggaagtaaaagtaccatttcctaatgaggagatcacttatttgaaagaagccccgagctcttatgtgcaatggcctaacaacctcatcaatgttgtcatccccgag aagttaagcaaagccatggcggcagttaatgcaattactactacgtcaatggaagttgttgcagtcaagcctgcttatgattcttattatgaatcgtgtgaatataagaaaaaaatgaaaactgctttgctgatggctttgcacaacctggctgtaaagaagtcacctagaggggatgtagtcatgattaacattgaagaggaaattatgggcgcagctgatatagccgtactggacccgaagtaa